The Bradyrhizobium sp. LLZ17 genomic sequence GACCTGCGCGACGGCCCGCTTGAATGGCTCCTTGGCACCCAGCCGAAGCACGAAATCATAGTCTCCGCCGAATTTGAGAAGTCCGCATGGCGTCCCGGACGATGGCTCGAGAATACGGAGCTCTCCCCAGAGCTCCTCCGTCCCCGTCCGTTCACCGTGAACAGATCGTGGGGTCGAGTCCAGCAGATAGGTGTCGATAACTGAAGAGGATCCGCCGATCTGCTTCAGACGCCCGTCCGCGAGACACACGGCCATGTCACAGAGCTGGCGGACCATGGCCATGTTGTGGCTCACGAACAGTACGGTTCGCCCTTCTCCTGCGGCATCCTTCATCTTGGCGAGCGATTTGCGCTGGAAGTCGGCGTCCCCAACCGCCAGGACTTCATCAACCAACAGAATATCGGGGTCGAGATGTGCGGCGATCGCGAATGCCAGGCGGACATACATGCCGGAGGAATAGCGCTTGACGGGCGTCTCCAGGACGGCGCCGATGTCAGCGAACTGGATGATACGATCCAGCTTCGATGTAATCTCGGACTTGCTCATTCCGAGAATTGCACCGTTCAAATAGATGTTCTCGATCCCATCCAGCTCGGGATGGAAGCCAGCGCCCACCTCAAGCAGACTCCCAACACGTCCCTTGAGTCTCGCCTCCCCCTCCTCCGGCTCGGTAATCGACGTCAGCACCTTGAGAAGGGTAGTTTTGCCCGAACCATTGCGGCCGATAATTCCGCAAACACTTCCGGCCGGAACCGAAAATGTGACGTCCTTCAGCGCGTAGAACTCACTGTTCGATTGTCCCGGCCGCTGATCGCGTCGGCGAGCAAGGAACAGCGAGATTTCCTCGCGCAGGGAGCTCATGCCGATGGCCCCGCGCCGATACTTCTTCGA encodes the following:
- a CDS encoding ABC transporter ATP-binding protein — translated: MQDKVAIEARGLSKKYRRGAIGMSSLREEISLFLARRRDQRPGQSNSEFYALKDVTFSVPAGSVCGIIGRNGSGKTTLLKVLTSITEPEEGEARLKGRVGSLLEVGAGFHPELDGIENIYLNGAILGMSKSEITSKLDRIIQFADIGAVLETPVKRYSSGMYVRLAFAIAAHLDPDILLVDEVLAVGDADFQRKSLAKMKDAAGEGRTVLFVSHNMAMVRQLCDMAVCLADGRLKQIGGSSSVIDTYLLDSTPRSVHGERTGTEELWGELRILEPSSGTPCGLLKFGGDYDFVLRLGAKEPFKRAVAQVSVFDQEGALISSFESLAEGVDQFDIRQQVEVVFNVRSLGLLPGTYVAGYSLYTWGEDQARLSDEACLSFEVVAATVNDAYWPYLREHGIVRLSHSAELRVID